A DNA window from Panthera tigris isolate Pti1 chromosome X, P.tigris_Pti1_mat1.1, whole genome shotgun sequence contains the following coding sequences:
- the LOC102968279 gene encoding olfactory receptor 1052-like has product MENSSMVTDFILLGLTDNPQLGVLLFGVLLIVYTVTMLGNLGLVILIRVSPCLHTPMYFFLSNLSLLDVCFSSITIPKTLANLLSKLQAVSFLGCVTQMGLFIIFASAECNLLASMAYDRYTAICHPLLYHVTMSRVRCLLLVAGCYFGGLVNMVSVTASITQLSFCQPRVLPHFFCDIPPLLALACSDPWITQILVVGCGGFTLVTSIVVILVSYMSVLMTILGIPSASSKQKAFSTCASHMTAVGLYYGTTMYTYLQPSQRGSQAGNQMVSVFYTMVIPMLNPLIYSLRNQEVKAALWKILKQSP; this is encoded by the coding sequence ATGGAGAATTCATCCATGGTGACGGACTTCATTCTTCTTGGCTTGACAGACAACCCTCAGCTTGGAGTCCTGCTATTTGGAGTCTTACTTATTGTTTATACTGTCACTATGTTGGGGAATCTAGGCCTGGTGATCCTGATCAGAGTCAGTCCCTGCCTTCATACTCCCATGTACTTTTTTCTCTCTAATCTGTCCCTTCTTGATGTCTGTTTCTCTTCCATCACGATCCCAAAGACTTTAGCAAATTTGCTATCTAAGTTGCAGGCTGTTTCTTTCCTTGGATGTGTGACTCAAATGGGCTTGTTCATCATCTTTGCCTCTGCTGAATGCAATCTTTTGGCTTCCATGGCCTATGACCGATACACTGCCATCTGTCACCCATTGCTCTACCATGTCACGATGTCTAGAGTCCGTTGTCTCCTCTTGGTAGCAGGATGCTACTTTGGGGGGTTAGTTAACATGGTTTCTGTGACAGCTTCCATCACACAACTGTCATTCTGCCAACCACGTGTCCTTCCCCACTTCTTCTGTGACATCCCTCCACTGTTGGCACTGGCTTGCTCAGACCCCTGGATCACGCAGATACTGGTTGTTGGCTGTGGGGGATTCACCCTGGTCACCTCCATTGTGGTGATCCTTGTCTCCTACATGTCTGTCCTAATGACTATCCTGGGAATTCCTTCAGCTTCCAGCAAACAAAAAGCTTTCTCTACCTGTGCTTCCCACATGACTGCTGTTGGCCTGTACTATGGAACAACTATGTACACTTACTTGCAGCCCTCACAACGTGGATCCCAAGCAGGAAATCAGATGGTTTCAGTGTTTTATACAATGGTGATCCCCATGTTAAATCCTCTCATCTACAGCTTGAGAAACCAGGAAGTAAAAGCTGCCTTATGGAAAATATTGAAGCAGAGTCCCTAa